A genomic segment from Methanolobus zinderi encodes:
- a CDS encoding helix-turn-helix domain-containing protein produces MKYAELSLLDGKGYEIIELLQGLGVPRTESICIACLVCGEELTSQDIEKASGLRQPEVSIAMRPLREKEWIEERNEKKNNDKGRPLKYYKLVVPFDYIVETFETDFLKKNREIEEALAQLKDLSSGC; encoded by the coding sequence ATGAAATATGCAGAATTAAGTCTTTTAGACGGAAAAGGGTATGAGATCATTGAATTACTGCAGGGATTGGGTGTGCCGCGGACAGAATCCATATGTATAGCCTGTCTGGTCTGCGGAGAGGAATTGACATCACAGGATATCGAAAAAGCATCCGGTCTCAGGCAGCCAGAGGTAAGTATTGCCATGCGCCCCCTCAGGGAGAAGGAATGGATCGAGGAGCGCAATGAGAAAAAGAACAACGATAAGGGCAGGCCACTGAAGTACTACAAGCTTGTAGTACCTTTTGATTATATCGTTGAAACCTTTGAGACTGATTTCCTTAAAAAGAACAGGGAGATCGAAGAAGCTCTTGCACAACTTAAAGATCTAAGCTCAGGTTGCTGA
- the nadC gene encoding carboxylating nicotinate-nucleotide diphosphorylase, whose protein sequence is MLRSDVEYYLREDLGYNDISCTLVPDREVRAVIFTKEDCTLAGLDIAMEFFNYLGILAETEYKQGDTVKKGSRIFSLRGSSVSILRSERVVLNFLGHLCGIATLTRSCVDTVRKFSDTKVACTRKTTPGLREYEKKAVIAGGGDPHRFNLSDAVMIKDNHVKMMGIESAIESARKKASFTQKIEVEVESTDDALLAAGFGADIIMLDNMAPATVIKTMEALRKASVPEHIIIEVSGGIGPGNLEEYAKTGVDVISMGSIIHQARWVDISLEFTS, encoded by the coding sequence ATGCTGAGATCTGATGTTGAATATTATCTAAGGGAGGATCTTGGATACAATGATATCTCCTGTACACTTGTTCCTGACAGGGAAGTCCGGGCTGTTATTTTCACGAAGGAGGACTGTACCCTTGCAGGTCTGGATATTGCTATGGAGTTCTTCAATTATCTGGGCATACTTGCTGAAACCGAATATAAGCAGGGTGACACTGTTAAAAAGGGAAGTCGGATATTTTCCCTGCGTGGAAGCTCCGTATCCATACTCAGGTCTGAGCGCGTGGTGCTGAATTTCCTGGGGCATCTGTGCGGTATAGCAACACTTACACGTAGCTGTGTCGATACCGTCAGGAAGTTCTCGGATACAAAGGTCGCATGTACAAGAAAGACCACTCCTGGACTGCGTGAGTACGAGAAGAAGGCGGTAATCGCAGGCGGTGGCGACCCTCATCGTTTCAATCTCTCAGATGCGGTCATGATCAAGGACAATCATGTTAAGATGATGGGTATTGAATCAGCAATTGAATCCGCAAGGAAAAAAGCAAGTTTCACCCAGAAGATAGAGGTGGAGGTGGAATCCACAGATGATGCTCTGCTGGCTGCAGGATTTGGAGCTGACATTATCATGCTTGACAATATGGCCCCCGCTACTGTCATAAAAACCATGGAAGCCCTGAGAAAAGCATCTGTACCCGAACATATAATAATTGAGGTTTCAGGGGGCATAGGCCCCGGGAACCTTGAAGAATATGCAAAGACAGGTGTCGATGTAATATCAATGGGATCTATTATACATCAGGCTCGGTGGGTGGACATAAGCCTTGAGTTCACTTCTTAA
- the eno gene encoding phosphopyruvate hydratase translates to MAYISEDNKYRIQKIQAREILDSRGNPTVEVDVLTASGFGRASVPSGASTGTNEALELRDKEERYGGKGVLDAVDNVTTIIENELLGMDVRNQREIDALMLALDGTDNKMELGANSILGVSMAVAKAAADSLNTPLYRYLGGVNAYTLPVPTMNVLNGGKHAGNELSIQEFMIQPKGAESFTEALRMGTETYHALGKVLEDKYGASATNVGYEGGYAPPLEMTSDALDSLIKAVEEAGYGETEITLGLDAAASEFFDGENYSIDGKLLQPAELVDYYLDLIETYPIVLIEDPFHEESFEDFAALTSEAWETIIVGDDLFVTNVERLAKGIEMCAGNALLLKVNQIGSVSEALDAAHMAMRNGYSVVVSHRSAETEDTTIADISVAIAADLIKTGAPARSERTAKYNQLLRIEEDLGDVARYMQL, encoded by the coding sequence ATGGCGTATATTAGCGAAGACAATAAATACAGAATTCAAAAAATTCAGGCAAGAGAGATACTGGATTCAAGAGGAAATCCTACAGTAGAAGTGGATGTTCTTACGGCATCTGGCTTCGGCAGGGCAAGTGTTCCCTCCGGGGCATCCACAGGAACTAACGAAGCACTTGAGTTGCGCGACAAGGAAGAACGTTACGGTGGAAAAGGTGTACTTGACGCAGTTGATAACGTAACCACCATCATCGAGAACGAACTTCTGGGTATGGATGTGAGGAATCAGCGTGAGATCGATGCTTTGATGCTTGCCCTTGACGGCACGGATAACAAGATGGAGCTTGGCGCTAATTCAATACTCGGCGTTTCCATGGCAGTCGCAAAGGCTGCAGCAGACTCCCTGAACACACCATTATACAGGTACCTTGGCGGAGTTAATGCGTATACTCTGCCTGTTCCCACAATGAACGTGCTCAATGGTGGAAAGCATGCAGGTAACGAGCTGTCCATTCAGGAGTTCATGATACAGCCAAAGGGTGCCGAATCCTTTACAGAGGCCCTGCGCATGGGAACCGAGACCTATCATGCACTTGGCAAGGTACTGGAAGACAAATACGGTGCATCAGCCACCAATGTAGGTTACGAGGGCGGTTATGCACCTCCACTTGAGATGACCAGTGATGCCCTTGATTCACTTATCAAGGCGGTCGAAGAGGCAGGATACGGCGAAACCGAGATCACCCTTGGTCTTGATGCTGCAGCATCCGAGTTCTTTGACGGAGAGAACTATTCCATAGACGGAAAACTGCTCCAGCCTGCAGAACTTGTGGATTACTACCTTGATCTCATCGAGACCTATCCGATAGTATTGATAGAAGATCCGTTCCATGAGGAATCCTTTGAGGACTTCGCAGCCCTGACATCTGAGGCATGGGAGACCATTATCGTAGGTGACGATCTCTTTGTGACCAACGTCGAACGTCTTGCAAAGGGTATAGAAATGTGTGCAGGTAATGCACTCCTTCTCAAGGTCAACCAGATAGGTTCCGTTTCTGAAGCCCTGGATGCAGCACACATGGCAATGCGTAACGGCTACAGTGTGGTTGTAAGCCACCGTTCCGCAGAGACCGAGGATACTACAATCGCTGATATATCCGTGGCGATCGCTGCTGACCTTATTAAGACAGGAGCACCTGCAAGAAGTGAAAGAACTGCAAAGTACAACCAGCTTCTCAGGATCGAGGAAGACCTGGGAGATGTTGCACGCTACATGCAGCTCTGA
- a CDS encoding geranylgeranylglycerol-phosphate geranylgeranyltransferase yields MNAYLRLIRSGNCTMAAIAATIGVLIVYNILISGGFAGIAFPFFESILVFLTVFLITGAGNAINDYYDIDIDRINKPDRPIPSGRIGLSTALYFSLALFALGTLFAFMINPVCGIIALINSLLLIYYARTLKRTAFLGNLAVGYLTGSTFLFGGAVFFERGGLEDVFILFLLATLATIAREIVKDIEDIDGDMRDGARTLPIVIGPGKAADIAALIGLVAVITSPLPYLQSIMSVRYLFLVAIADLLFAVAVYEILGKNNPGKSSRMFKLAMAFALISFIAGA; encoded by the coding sequence ATGAATGCATATCTCAGGTTGATACGTTCCGGAAACTGCACCATGGCTGCAATAGCAGCAACAATAGGAGTATTAATTGTTTACAATATCCTGATATCCGGAGGTTTTGCAGGCATAGCATTTCCTTTTTTTGAATCAATACTGGTATTTCTCACAGTATTCCTGATAACCGGAGCAGGAAACGCCATCAATGATTATTATGATATTGATATCGACCGGATCAACAAACCTGACAGACCGATACCCTCCGGCAGAATTGGCCTGTCCACAGCTCTTTACTTTTCACTGGCTCTGTTTGCACTTGGCACCTTGTTCGCTTTTATGATCAATCCGGTCTGTGGAATTATTGCACTTATCAATTCACTATTATTGATATACTATGCAAGGACACTTAAGCGCACGGCATTTCTCGGAAATCTGGCTGTGGGTTACCTTACGGGATCTACCTTCCTTTTCGGAGGAGCGGTCTTTTTTGAGAGAGGAGGTCTGGAAGACGTGTTCATTCTCTTCCTGCTTGCCACCCTTGCAACCATTGCCAGGGAGATCGTGAAAGATATAGAAGATATTGATGGCGATATGAGGGACGGTGCACGCACACTCCCAATAGTCATCGGCCCCGGAAAAGCTGCAGATATAGCGGCTCTGATAGGCCTTGTAGCCGTGATCACTAGTCCCCTGCCGTACCTTCAGTCCATAATGAGTGTCAGATACCTGTTCCTGGTAGCTATTGCCGACCTGCTGTTCGCTGTTGCTGTCTACGAGATTCTCGGGAAGAACAATCCGGGAAAATCATCCCGGATGTTCAAACTTGCAATGGCCTTTGCCCTGATATCCTTTATTGCAGGTGCCTGA
- a CDS encoding LysE family translocator: protein MIEPAQLLYFIAASVALTLLPGPDILFVLTQSISRGKKAGMATAGGLCTGLLFHTTAAALGVSAILYNSALAFSILKYAGAIYLLYLAYKSLKEDDRFISSGVEGEKDLSLLYRRGIFMNLLNPKVSLFFLAFLPQFVNLDAGNIPYQMIFLGMVFLIQALVVFFMVSMFAGYIGVKIMERPGVGRYVNWAKAGIFSFIGLELAISGR from the coding sequence TTGATAGAACCCGCACAGCTCCTGTACTTCATTGCAGCATCCGTGGCCCTCACGCTTCTGCCGGGTCCGGATATACTTTTCGTACTGACCCAGAGCATCTCACGCGGAAAAAAGGCTGGCATGGCAACAGCAGGCGGTCTGTGCACAGGATTGTTGTTCCATACTACTGCCGCAGCACTGGGTGTATCTGCTATTCTTTATAATTCCGCCCTTGCTTTCAGTATTCTGAAGTATGCAGGTGCAATATATCTGCTCTACCTTGCATACAAATCACTGAAGGAAGATGACCGTTTCATATCTTCCGGTGTAGAGGGGGAGAAGGACCTTTCTCTTCTGTACAGGAGGGGAATATTCATGAATTTGCTGAATCCCAAGGTCTCTCTGTTCTTCCTGGCTTTTTTGCCGCAGTTCGTGAACCTGGATGCAGGCAATATTCCCTACCAGATGATATTTCTTGGTATGGTCTTCCTGATTCAGGCGCTGGTCGTGTTCTTCATGGTTTCAATGTTTGCAGGATATATCGGTGTTAAGATCATGGAGAGACCGGGGGTTGGCAGGTATGTCAACTGGGCAAAGGCAGGCATATTCTCCTTTATAGGGCTGGAGCTTGCAATTTCCGGCAGATAA
- a CDS encoding PPC domain-containing DNA-binding protein, with protein sequence MTLIDGESMEYEKGSIGRVFTVRMDHGDDLLYELENLAKTEDIRSAVFVLLGAVREANLVVGPKESKVPPEIQWENLDEVHEVIGVGNIFLENEKPKIHLHSAAGRGKAPVVGCMRGKSEIFMVVEVFIMEISGISAIRSFDEGRGFAPIIFGSR encoded by the coding sequence ATGACGTTGATTGATGGTGAATCCATGGAATATGAAAAAGGATCAATAGGAAGGGTATTTACCGTGAGGATGGACCACGGGGATGACCTGCTTTACGAACTTGAGAATCTCGCAAAGACTGAAGATATAAGGTCCGCAGTATTCGTGCTGCTTGGAGCTGTCAGGGAAGCAAACCTTGTTGTTGGTCCTAAAGAAAGTAAAGTTCCTCCTGAAATCCAGTGGGAAAATCTGGATGAAGTTCATGAGGTCATAGGCGTCGGTAACATCTTCTTAGAAAATGAAAAGCCAAAGATACATCTTCACTCCGCAGCAGGCAGGGGCAAAGCTCCTGTTGTCGGATGCATGCGGGGCAAAAGTGAGATCTTTATGGTGGTGGAGGTCTTTATTATGGAAATATCCGGGATATCTGCTATCAGATCATTCGATGAGGGCAGAGGATTCGCACCGATTATCTTTGGCAGCAGATAG
- the larA gene encoding nickel-dependent lactate racemase has translation MKVKIPYGKDYVDLNVDIDHEVIQPNEVEVETESEIISRALENPVEMDSLKDFVAGSDKLLILVNDATRPTPTAKVLLEMRDTLRDHKDVRFLVATGAHRGPTEEEFRCIFGEVYDEFRDRIFVHDARKDEDMEFLGISSNGTEMYLNKMVKESKNIIPIGSVEPHYFAGYTGGRKSFLPGVASYKTIEMNHKHALSDAAQPLAVKENPVAEDMDDAMKLLKDLNIFSIQTVLTADHGLYAMIAGDLFRTFDIAVEKANEVFGARCKRKGNIVLTAAPYPMDIDLYQSQKALENGKLALEEGGVIILVSKCRDGVGDDTFLDLLCSSKRCKDVMDRIEEGYKLGYHKAAKMAQIGIYAEMWAVSDLDDDILEKAKLKPYKNIQETFDRAVAEIRNKGKEPYAVILPQGSLTVPLLD, from the coding sequence ATCAAAGTAAAGATACCTTACGGAAAAGATTACGTGGATCTGAACGTAGACATAGATCACGAAGTTATTCAACCTAATGAAGTAGAAGTGGAAACCGAATCCGAAATAATTTCCAGAGCACTTGAAAACCCTGTGGAGATGGATTCCCTGAAGGATTTCGTAGCCGGTAGCGACAAACTGTTAATACTTGTGAATGACGCCACCAGACCGACACCTACAGCAAAAGTGCTTCTGGAGATGAGAGACACCCTCAGGGACCATAAGGATGTCAGGTTCCTTGTTGCCACGGGTGCACACAGGGGACCTACAGAAGAGGAATTCAGGTGCATTTTCGGAGAGGTGTACGACGAATTCAGGGACAGGATATTCGTGCACGATGCCCGCAAGGATGAAGACATGGAATTTCTTGGCATCTCAAGCAATGGCACGGAAATGTATCTCAACAAGATGGTGAAAGAAAGCAAGAACATCATTCCCATCGGAAGCGTGGAACCTCACTATTTTGCAGGTTATACCGGAGGGAGAAAATCATTCCTGCCGGGCGTGGCTTCATATAAGACGATCGAGATGAACCACAAGCATGCACTCTCTGACGCTGCACAGCCCCTTGCTGTAAAGGAGAACCCTGTTGCAGAAGACATGGATGATGCTATGAAATTACTTAAGGACCTGAACATCTTCTCCATACAGACCGTACTGACAGCAGATCATGGACTGTATGCAATGATCGCAGGTGACCTTTTCAGGACCTTTGATATTGCAGTTGAGAAGGCAAACGAAGTATTCGGTGCCAGATGCAAAAGGAAAGGCAATATTGTCCTTACGGCAGCTCCCTACCCCATGGATATAGACCTGTACCAGTCCCAGAAAGCGCTTGAAAATGGAAAGCTGGCACTTGAAGAAGGAGGAGTCATCATCCTGGTATCCAAATGCAGGGATGGTGTGGGTGATGATACTTTCCTTGATCTGCTCTGTTCTTCAAAAAGATGTAAAGATGTAATGGACAGGATAGAAGAAGGCTACAAACTGGGGTATCACAAAGCCGCTAAAATGGCACAGATAGGCATCTATGCGGAAATGTGGGCTGTTTCGGATCTTGACGATGATATACTGGAAAAGGCCAAACTCAAACCCTACAAAAATATACAGGAAACCTTTGACAGGGCGGTTGCGGAAATAAGAAATAAGGGGAAAGAACCCTATGCAGTCATCCTGCCACAGGGTAGCCTTACCGTCCCTCTTCTGGATTGA
- a CDS encoding BatD family protein, translated as MLNFRKTIILASLFLFFILVSAGGASGKVLYNDTISEGDGYQINDYVIDVAEVFPSQESAIIQIYEGDAKDPKYDKLISEDGSFEFEIEGEDVELTVISVYSGVIPQAKLLITVTDDDFINSRTLGVVDGGHSEAEFSGTPVIEITKTVEPSTVDVGDTVTVKISAKNTGDDKATKVVFTDNIPPKFILEQTFVSPSGQISLQEGETRLVYTYVMKATEAGTYTFGPTTAIYSNSIDEDMPQASSNRPTVTVTGSSATKNASLDISMEVDKYTVDRNNDLQGVVRIKNTGDAPANAVTVKLIVPDGIEYTGGDSSIEVISGVPTIYLESFGVQQEKEILFDMKAAEEGTYTLTAESSYLFNNGVDSQIQEASSSLTTNQIYVTKGKYDHLFEQPVYVYLVPLVLIGAIAGWIYHRHKQYKF; from the coding sequence ATGCTTAATTTTAGGAAAACAATCATACTCGCATCACTGTTTCTGTTTTTTATCCTGGTGTCTGCAGGTGGTGCCTCCGGTAAAGTACTGTATAACGATACGATCTCAGAGGGTGACGGTTATCAGATCAATGATTACGTGATCGATGTAGCCGAAGTCTTCCCAAGTCAGGAATCTGCTATAATACAGATATATGAAGGAGACGCCAAGGACCCCAAGTATGATAAACTGATCTCTGAGGATGGTTCGTTTGAGTTCGAAATAGAAGGTGAGGATGTAGAGCTGACCGTGATCTCAGTGTATTCAGGTGTCATACCCCAGGCAAAACTGTTGATAACTGTGACAGATGATGATTTCATCAACAGCAGAACACTTGGTGTTGTGGACGGAGGTCACAGTGAAGCAGAATTCTCCGGTACCCCGGTAATTGAGATCACCAAGACAGTAGAGCCTTCAACTGTTGATGTGGGAGATACTGTTACCGTGAAGATATCCGCAAAGAACACAGGTGATGATAAAGCGACGAAAGTTGTTTTTACAGACAATATCCCTCCTAAATTCATTCTGGAGCAGACATTCGTATCACCTTCGGGTCAGATATCTCTTCAGGAAGGCGAAACCCGTCTGGTCTATACATACGTAATGAAGGCTACAGAAGCCGGTACTTATACGTTCGGACCTACCACTGCGATCTATTCCAATTCAATAGATGAGGATATGCCCCAGGCTTCTTCCAACAGGCCCACTGTTACGGTCACAGGGTCATCTGCAACAAAGAATGCAAGTCTTGATATTTCCATGGAGGTCGACAAATACACGGTTGACAGGAATAACGATCTTCAGGGTGTTGTCAGGATCAAGAACACCGGTGATGCCCCGGCAAATGCTGTAACTGTAAAGCTGATAGTCCCGGATGGAATTGAATATACTGGCGGTGATTCAAGTATTGAGGTAATATCAGGTGTTCCCACAATATACCTGGAATCTTTCGGAGTGCAGCAGGAAAAGGAGATACTTTTCGATATGAAGGCTGCTGAAGAAGGAACCTATACACTGACCGCTGAGAGTTCTTATCTGTTCAACAACGGAGTGGATTCCCAGATTCAGGAAGCCAGCTCCTCACTGACGACGAATCAGATCTATGTGACAAAAGGCAAATACGATCACCTTTTCGAACAACCTGTATACGTTTATCTGGTACCTCTGGTTCTGATCGGTGCAATAGCGGGCTGGATATATCACAGGCATAAACAATATAAGTTCTGA
- a CDS encoding ABC transporter ATP-binding protein: MNGKSNIIEIRNLSKIYSNGVEVRALDGIDLDISKGEFLSIIGPSGSGKSTLLHMIGILDTPSEGKITIDGRVITEMSEKERSQARNEILGFIFQYHHLLPDFSAVENVMMPLLIAGKSKKEAKKIASGLLDDVGLGNRMDHRPNQLSGGQAQRVAVARALANGPSIVIGDEPTGNLDTKSSDMIYELLRKLNRDKGQTFILVTHDEKMAKKTDRIIRLVDGKVYEDNDVD, translated from the coding sequence ATGAACGGCAAGTCAAATATTATTGAGATCAGAAACCTTTCCAAGATATATTCCAATGGTGTGGAAGTACGTGCACTGGATGGTATAGACCTTGATATCAGTAAAGGAGAATTTCTGTCTATCATAGGACCATCGGGTTCCGGAAAAAGTACTCTTTTGCATATGATAGGCATACTGGATACTCCTTCGGAAGGTAAGATAACCATAGATGGCCGTGTTATTACTGAAATGTCGGAAAAAGAGCGCTCACAGGCACGAAACGAAATACTGGGTTTTATATTCCAGTATCACCATCTTCTGCCTGACTTTTCCGCAGTAGAGAACGTGATGATGCCGCTTCTGATTGCAGGAAAGAGTAAAAAGGAGGCAAAAAAAATAGCATCCGGCCTGCTTGATGATGTCGGCCTGGGTAACAGGATGGACCATCGTCCCAATCAGTTATCCGGGGGACAGGCACAGAGGGTCGCCGTTGCCCGCGCACTTGCGAACGGTCCCAGTATCGTTATCGGGGACGAGCCAACCGGTAATCTCGATACGAAATCCAGTGATATGATATACGAGCTGCTAAGAAAGCTCAATCGTGATAAAGGCCAGACCTTTATACTGGTGACCCATGATGAGAAAATGGCAAAAAAGACCGATCGTATAATCAGGCTTGTAGACGGAAAGGTCTACGAAGATAATGACGTTGATTGA
- a CDS encoding aspartate dehydrogenase, which yields MLRIGVIGCGTIGTSICRAVDDGMIEAELVAVYDRHTEGVEKLKSSLKNCRPETLEVMEMSRQIDLLVECASQEAVYEMIPVALAAHCDVMIMSVGALADDKLHRTIEKLAKDNNCKVYLPSGAIVGLDGLKSAAVEEIYSVTLTTQKPPGGLAGAPFVIRNDIDLDKITGKTVLFEGPASEAVSAFPANVNVAASLSLAGIGFDKTKVRIVANPALTRNIHEITVEGAFGEFTTRVENIPSPANPRSSFLAPLSAIATLKKIVNPFQIGT from the coding sequence ATGCTCAGAATAGGAGTGATAGGCTGCGGTACCATTGGAACAAGCATTTGCAGAGCCGTTGATGATGGCATGATCGAAGCCGAGCTGGTTGCCGTTTATGACAGGCATACAGAAGGTGTAGAAAAGCTGAAAAGCTCACTGAAGAACTGCAGACCTGAAACTCTTGAAGTGATGGAGATGTCCAGACAGATTGATCTTCTGGTAGAATGTGCTTCACAGGAAGCCGTCTATGAGATGATACCTGTTGCACTTGCAGCACACTGCGATGTAATGATCATGAGTGTGGGAGCCCTTGCAGATGATAAGCTCCACAGGACCATAGAGAAACTGGCAAAGGACAATAATTGTAAGGTTTACCTGCCTTCAGGTGCCATTGTGGGTCTTGACGGACTCAAATCGGCAGCTGTTGAAGAAATATATTCTGTGACCCTGACAACGCAAAAACCACCGGGAGGACTTGCCGGAGCACCCTTTGTTATCAGAAATGACATAGACCTTGATAAGATAACAGGCAAGACTGTGCTTTTCGAAGGACCCGCGAGTGAAGCTGTAAGCGCTTTCCCTGCAAATGTAAACGTGGCAGCAAGTTTAAGCCTTGCAGGAATTGGTTTTGATAAAACAAAGGTCAGGATAGTTGCAAATCCTGCACTTACCCGCAATATCCACGAAATTACAGTTGAAGGTGCATTCGGAGAATTCACAACAAGGGTCGAGAATATACCTTCTCCCGCAAACCCCAGAAGCAGCTTTCTGGCACCACTTTCTGCGATCGCTACCCTGAAAAAGATTGTGAATCCCTTCCAGATAGGAACGTAA
- a CDS encoding cell division protein FtsZ yields the protein MLNVLIIGNGQCGNRILDAINREAFGKKSRFAKFYSQQKYKSNVETIAINTAINDLKEMKFTKAKDRIHIPHLHGVGANRNVGKHVFEDNKAHIMKQIEERGNFDVAFVLTSASGGTGSSFSPMLIKEFKEKFDFPVYALVVLPFREEGTLYLQNAAFCLRDIRESGVDGIILADNQFLKQMGGNVESAYNGINDMIARRLLFLLDALDSEMMMVTDLGDFKTVMSGGAGLATIGFFEADSEMPVKSAIRQALSPSGLLFSTDVYDEASRSMVIIKGDRKYLSIDDISAEVEKLSSSVGHVFKGIIVRNEEFPQVLTVLTLESASELENLYSIAVDAINYEKQKKERVSNEKEVDRAFSQIDGMDPSY from the coding sequence TTGCTCAACGTACTCATCATCGGAAACGGGCAGTGCGGAAACCGTATACTTGATGCCATTAACAGGGAGGCATTCGGGAAAAAAAGCCGCTTTGCCAAGTTCTACTCCCAGCAAAAATACAAAAGCAATGTAGAGACCATTGCCATCAACACTGCTATCAATGACTTAAAAGAGATGAAATTCACAAAGGCAAAGGACAGGATCCACATTCCTCACCTGCATGGTGTGGGAGCCAACAGAAATGTTGGAAAACATGTCTTTGAGGATAATAAGGCTCACATCATGAAACAGATAGAGGAGAGAGGTAACTTCGATGTTGCCTTTGTGCTGACCTCAGCTTCAGGAGGTACCGGTTCTTCCTTTAGTCCCATGCTCATAAAGGAATTCAAGGAAAAATTCGATTTCCCGGTCTATGCTCTTGTGGTTCTTCCCTTCAGGGAGGAAGGTACACTCTATCTTCAGAATGCCGCTTTCTGTCTAAGGGACATACGCGAGAGCGGTGTGGACGGGATCATACTTGCCGACAACCAGTTCCTCAAACAGATGGGAGGCAATGTCGAATCCGCCTATAATGGCATAAACGATATGATTGCCAGGCGTCTTCTCTTCCTGCTGGATGCTCTTGACAGTGAAATGATGATGGTCACAGACCTTGGTGATTTCAAGACCGTTATGAGTGGCGGTGCGGGACTTGCGACCATAGGCTTCTTTGAGGCAGATTCCGAGATGCCGGTCAAGAGTGCTATCAGGCAGGCTCTGTCACCATCCGGACTTCTGTTTTCAACGGATGTCTATGATGAAGCAAGCAGGTCCATGGTGATAATCAAAGGTGACAGGAAATATCTGAGCATTGACGATATCTCCGCCGAGGTGGAAAAATTATCCAGCTCAGTAGGTCATGTTTTCAAAGGTATCATTGTCCGGAACGAAGAGTTCCCTCAGGTGCTCACTGTACTTACATTAGAATCCGCATCCGAGCTTGAGAACCTTTATTCGATAGCAGTTGATGCGATAAATTATGAGAAGCAGAAAAAGGAACGTGTGAGTAACGAGAAGGAAGTGGACCGCGCATTCTCACAGATAGACGGTATGGATCCTTCTTACTGA
- the nadA gene encoding quinolinate synthase NadA, with amino-acid sequence MQDIKKTIEQIKDLKTRKNAVILAHNYERGEIQDIADFTGDSLGLSQQAVDQAADIIVFCGVHFMAESAAILSPHKTVLLPEIHAGCPMASMVTAEALKAEKQKYPDAAVVCYVNSTADVKSESDICCTSANAVEVVNSLEEEEVLFVPDKNLADYVARNSTKRIIPWEGYCPTHNQMLASDIISAKQAHPEAEVLAHPECRRDVLEMADRVFSTTGMLNYAKESSKTEFIIATEKGILHRLEKENPEKRFYYASEFAVCPEMKAIDLVTLLNSLEQMQYVITVPEDIRVKAKLALDRMLAVKRNR; translated from the coding sequence ATGCAGGACATAAAAAAAACTATAGAGCAAATAAAAGATCTTAAAACCAGGAAAAACGCAGTGATCCTGGCTCACAATTATGAAAGAGGTGAGATACAGGACATTGCCGATTTTACAGGTGATTCACTGGGACTCAGCCAGCAGGCTGTAGATCAGGCTGCGGATATCATAGTGTTCTGCGGAGTTCACTTCATGGCAGAAAGTGCTGCCATACTGAGTCCACACAAGACCGTATTGCTGCCTGAGATCCATGCAGGCTGCCCCATGGCATCCATGGTCACCGCAGAGGCACTGAAAGCCGAGAAGCAAAAATACCCGGATGCTGCCGTTGTCTGTTATGTGAACTCAACAGCAGATGTCAAGTCAGAGAGCGATATCTGCTGCACATCAGCAAATGCAGTTGAAGTGGTAAATTCCCTTGAAGAGGAAGAAGTACTCTTTGTACCGGACAAGAACCTTGCGGACTATGTGGCCAGAAACAGCACTAAAAGAATAATTCCCTGGGAAGGCTATTGCCCGACCCACAACCAGATGCTGGCCAGTGACATCATCAGTGCAAAGCAGGCACATCCCGAAGCTGAAGTACTTGCACACCCAGAATGCCGCAGGGATGTACTTGAAATGGCTGACAGGGTTTTCAGTACTACGGGAATGTTAAACTATGCAAAAGAATCCTCAAAAACTGAGTTCATAATCGCCACGGAAAAAGGTATACTTCACAGGCTGGAGAAGGAGAATCCGGAAAAGCGATTCTATTATGCATCGGAATTTGCAGTATGTCCGGAAATGAAGGCCATTGATCTTGTTACTCTGCTGAATTCTCTGGAACAGATGCAGTATGTCATCACGGTACCCGAGGACATAAGAGTAAAAGCAAAACTTGCACTTGACAGGATGCTTGCGGTAAAAAGAAACAGATAG